One genomic segment of Nodularia sp. LEGE 06071 includes these proteins:
- a CDS encoding TetR/AcrR family transcriptional regulator, with protein sequence MKKKQPKSNQVDRLLSPEKVDAIFAGAMQEFLANGYAATTMDKVTAAAGVSKTTVYSYFQDKERLFIALIERLAQENFRAVFNPQDPHFLEGEPQNVLRRLATNILVRMTEQQEILNLVRVIIGESGRFPLLAQEFVRNIHKPALEMLTQYFTDHPELQLPDPAVAARIFMGTLVHFTIIQNMLHSHQLLPMERDRLIDQLINLVTSNQTPKPPTVNQYSGTLQKSPRRKRTASGQFKMDYGREPKHLRSMRLTDTAWEKLAELASENNLTRSEAIEIFARNGTLDDHNSET encoded by the coding sequence ATGAAAAAAAAACAGCCAAAAAGTAATCAGGTAGACCGTTTGCTGTCACCAGAGAAAGTTGATGCGATTTTCGCTGGTGCTATGCAAGAATTTTTAGCAAATGGCTATGCTGCTACAACAATGGATAAGGTGACAGCAGCAGCAGGAGTATCCAAAACAACGGTTTACAGCTACTTTCAGGATAAAGAGAGATTATTTATTGCCCTGATTGAGCGACTAGCCCAGGAAAATTTTCGGGCAGTATTTAATCCCCAAGACCCGCATTTCCTGGAAGGAGAACCTCAAAATGTTTTGCGCCGTTTAGCAACCAACATTTTGGTGCGGATGACCGAACAGCAGGAAATATTGAATTTAGTCAGAGTGATTATCGGCGAGTCTGGACGTTTCCCGTTACTGGCGCAAGAGTTTGTGCGGAACATACACAAACCTGCTTTGGAAATGCTGACGCAATATTTTACAGACCATCCAGAACTGCAACTACCTGACCCAGCAGTAGCGGCGCGGATTTTTATGGGGACATTAGTACATTTCACCATTATTCAGAATATGTTACATAGTCACCAGTTGTTACCAATGGAGCGCGATCGCCTCATTGACCAACTAATTAACTTAGTCACCAGTAATCAGACTCCCAAACCGCCAACCGTCAATCAGTACTCAGGTACTCTTCAGAAATCACCAAGGCGCAAGCGTACTGCTTCGGGTCAATTTAAGATGGATTATGGTCGTGAGCCGAAACATCTCAGGTCTATGCGACTCACAGATACAGCTTGGGAAAAGCTGGCAGAATTGGCATCTGAAAATAATTTGACCAGAAGTGAAGCTATTGAAATTTTTGCCCGTAACGGGACTTTAGATGATCACAACTCAGAAACCTAA
- a CDS encoding CRR6 family NdhI maturation factor has protein sequence MTITITLDTEYVNNLDISPAVRVIEQLLEEKAIASHEQQLSFEIKYALEPGDPRELSEIPELRLWFVRLDAKYPWLPFLLDWKSGEFARYTAMLVPHQFSAKEGIQYNPEALEIFLMHKIFILGDWLKQQGIPSQSRLKSMAQMLGYDLDDTFFEIFS, from the coding sequence ATGACCATCACGATTACACTCGATACTGAGTATGTTAACAATCTAGATATTTCACCTGCCGTCAGGGTGATTGAGCAACTGCTGGAAGAGAAGGCGATCGCATCTCACGAACAGCAACTGAGCTTTGAGATAAAATATGCTTTAGAACCTGGAGACCCCCGCGAACTTTCCGAAATTCCAGAGTTGCGACTGTGGTTTGTGCGTTTGGATGCCAAATATCCCTGGTTACCATTTTTACTTGATTGGAAATCTGGCGAATTTGCTCGTTATACGGCCATGCTTGTACCACACCAATTCAGTGCTAAAGAAGGTATTCAATATAATCCGGAAGCTTTAGAAATATTTCTGATGCACAAAATTTTTATTTTAGGTGATTGGCTAAAACAGCAAGGTATCCCCAGCCAATCGCGGTTAAAGTCTATGGCGCAAATGCTCGGTTATGACTTAGATGATACCTTTTTTGAGATTTTTTCTTAA
- a CDS encoding Fur family transcriptional regulator, protein MQNKSLSTKPIRSLEDALERCQLLGMRVSRQRRFILELLWQSNEHLSAREIYDRLSQQGKDIGHTSVYQNLEALSTQGIIECIERCDGRLYGNISDSHSHVNCIDTNQLLDIHIELPEELIRQVEQKTGVRITEYSINFFGYRNSPEKP, encoded by the coding sequence ATGCAAAATAAATCGCTATCGACAAAACCAATTCGTTCCCTAGAAGATGCCCTAGAGCGGTGTCAACTGCTAGGTATGCGCGTCAGCCGCCAGCGTCGCTTTATTTTAGAACTGCTGTGGCAAAGCAATGAACATCTTTCTGCTAGAGAAATTTATGATCGCCTCAGCCAGCAAGGTAAAGACATTGGACATACTTCTGTTTATCAAAACTTAGAAGCCTTATCAACTCAGGGCATCATTGAGTGTATTGAACGCTGTGACGGGCGTTTATACGGCAACATCAGTGATTCCCATAGTCACGTCAACTGTATTGATACTAATCAACTTCTTGATATTCACATAGAATTACCAGAAGAATTGATCCGTCAAGTGGAACAAAAAACAGGCGTGCGGATTACAGAATACAGTATTAACTTTTTTGGTTACCGCAATTCTCCAGAAAAACCATAG
- a CDS encoding DUF3685 domain-containing protein, producing MSNRPLKLLLIDQDPIFRLGLRVALSALPDIEVVSEAETDTEALQILAELAQQDPNQVNLVVLELGNGRSISSQQHGLQLCQQLKIQYPKLPVLLLSSVQEPGLLLAIQAVGVNGYCPKGTPISQLVAAMAEVADNGSYWFPERRSIEATSNHPITPSPSLPLARVRKNWYLSGIGYIEATLAEVTAQLQTPGLPLIDRAVFAGQRRELLAARWLLTRLLVSPQEIQQEQSISTTQKPLVMSSLSSAIVLPLELEKQQTSPPLLSPRSLQSDLFSLCVTKLQLSLENVTDVALEIDIFREEKKRELLYLTLQKLAQKLDELRVPQITTAQLEDIKDSILYDLWQAVITDFFGKFYRVQVGNQNIEVVNLLLQNYRVVQTEIFQKIPLVVELFSYLVFQTDLHIDNTCYSVGSAEAKSQALIILENLLIQVANGVVQPLLNSLADVEEIKQNFYDRRLISTREIERFRNELSWKYRLNKYINEPKAMFESSYELFVLAPRGIAKTSLYAPRGQELAKLSGIPLLVTLTLEFRDAIAPRLKSLLAIVGSGIVFLLTKIVGRGLGLIGRGILQGIGSVSLTEKNFKRNGERPK from the coding sequence ATGAGCAACAGACCCCTAAAATTATTACTAATTGACCAAGACCCGATATTTCGGCTAGGACTACGGGTAGCATTGTCAGCGCTACCTGACATCGAAGTGGTATCAGAAGCAGAAACAGATACAGAGGCCTTGCAGATTCTGGCAGAACTTGCTCAACAAGATCCCAACCAAGTAAACTTGGTAGTTTTAGAATTAGGCAATGGTCGCTCCATTTCCAGCCAGCAGCATGGGTTACAACTCTGTCAACAATTAAAAATCCAATACCCTAAATTACCAGTTTTGCTCCTGAGTTCTGTTCAAGAACCAGGATTACTCTTAGCAATTCAGGCTGTTGGCGTTAATGGCTACTGTCCTAAAGGCACTCCCATTTCTCAATTAGTCGCTGCGATGGCAGAAGTCGCCGATAATGGTTCCTATTGGTTTCCTGAAAGGCGAAGCATAGAAGCAACTTCTAATCACCCCATCACCCCCTCACCGAGTCTTCCCCTGGCTAGAGTGCGGAAAAATTGGTATTTGTCAGGAATTGGCTACATTGAGGCAACTTTAGCCGAAGTTACGGCACAATTACAAACCCCCGGATTGCCATTAATAGATCGAGCTGTTTTCGCTGGACAACGACGAGAACTGTTAGCAGCTCGTTGGTTACTGACTCGCTTATTAGTTTCACCACAGGAAATACAACAAGAACAATCAATTTCAACGACTCAGAAACCGCTAGTAATGTCCTCTTTAAGTAGTGCCATTGTGCTGCCATTAGAGTTAGAAAAGCAACAAACTTCGCCGCCGCTACTTAGTCCGCGATCGCTTCAATCTGATTTATTCTCATTATGTGTCACTAAATTACAACTTTCTTTAGAAAATGTCACAGATGTAGCTTTAGAAATTGACATCTTTCGTGAAGAGAAAAAACGGGAATTACTGTATTTAACCCTGCAAAAACTGGCTCAGAAACTTGATGAACTGCGTGTTCCACAAATTACAACTGCTCAATTAGAAGATATCAAAGACAGCATATTATATGATTTATGGCAAGCAGTAATTACAGATTTCTTTGGTAAATTTTATCGAGTGCAAGTAGGTAACCAGAACATAGAAGTCGTGAATTTATTGCTGCAAAATTATCGAGTTGTGCAAACAGAGATTTTTCAGAAAATTCCCTTAGTTGTAGAGTTATTTTCTTACTTGGTATTTCAGACAGACTTACACATTGATAATACCTGCTATTCAGTCGGTAGCGCTGAGGCTAAATCCCAGGCATTAATAATTTTAGAGAATTTATTAATTCAGGTAGCCAATGGTGTAGTGCAACCACTGCTCAACTCTTTAGCAGATGTGGAAGAAATTAAACAAAATTTTTATGACCGCAGATTAATTTCCACAAGAGAAATAGAACGCTTTCGCAATGAGTTGTCATGGAAATACCGTTTAAACAAATATATCAATGAGCCGAAAGCCATGTTTGAAAGTAGCTATGAACTATTTGTCTTAGCACCGCGCGGAATTGCCAAAACTTCACTTTATGCTCCCCGTGGTCAGGAATTAGCAAAACTTTCGGGTATTCCCCTATTAGTCACATTAACACTAGAATTTCGAGATGCGATCGCTCCGCGTTTAAAATCCTTATTAGCTATTGTCGGTAGCGGTATTGTCTTTCTGCTCACAAAAATAGTTGGTCGGGGTTTAGGTTTAATCGGTCGTGGTATTCTGCAAGGAATTGGCAGCGTATCTTTAACAGAAAAGAACTTTAAGCGCAATGGTGAGCG
- a CDS encoding HlyD family efflux transporter periplasmic adaptor subunit → MLPASTAKGSAFLKPSSRQLIMLAVATSLAIAGTTGYKFWQSQATQTTPTEQVSIPEIKTVTALGRLEPKGKVIKLSASASSQGSRVEKLLVKEGDQVKVGEAIAILDNRDRLQGALQEAEAAVKVARINLAKIQQGAKVGEIQAQKAEMARIQAQTLGDETQQRETVTRLEVQWQGEKTAQQATIKKLEAELKNAQVELQRYQQLYSEGAISQSLFDTKRLSVDIITQQLSEARAILKRIDGTGRQQITEAQTVLTRLQATGNQQANVASATLDRIAEVRPIDVAGAEAEINRAIAVAKQAKANLDQAYVKSPQDGVIFDIHTRSGEMVSNDGIIEIGQTNQMYAVVEIYQSDVSKVQPQQRVRISSNSLPGELVGTVDWVGWKVQRQNIINSDPTENIDSRVVEVHVQLDETSSQKAAKFTNLQVKAVIEL, encoded by the coding sequence ATGCTACCTGCTAGCACAGCTAAAGGTTCCGCATTCCTTAAGCCTAGCTCTCGCCAACTGATTATGTTGGCAGTAGCTACAAGTTTGGCGATCGCCGGTACAACAGGTTACAAATTTTGGCAATCACAAGCAACTCAAACGACTCCCACCGAGCAGGTGAGCATACCTGAAATAAAAACGGTGACGGCTCTGGGGAGACTAGAACCCAAAGGAAAAGTGATTAAACTTTCCGCATCGGCATCGAGTCAAGGTAGTCGGGTAGAGAAGCTATTGGTCAAGGAAGGAGATCAGGTGAAAGTTGGGGAGGCGATCGCTATTTTAGATAATCGCGATCGCTTACAAGGGGCATTGCAAGAAGCCGAAGCAGCCGTGAAAGTAGCACGGATCAATCTGGCAAAAATTCAGCAAGGTGCAAAAGTAGGCGAAATCCAGGCGCAAAAAGCCGAGATGGCGCGTATCCAAGCCCAGACTCTAGGAGATGAAACTCAGCAAAGAGAAACAGTCACCAGATTAGAGGTACAGTGGCAAGGAGAGAAAACGGCACAACAAGCCACAATTAAGAAGCTCGAAGCCGAATTGAAAAATGCCCAAGTAGAATTGCAACGCTATCAGCAGTTGTATTCTGAAGGCGCAATTTCCCAGTCCTTATTTGACACCAAGCGCTTGAGTGTCGATATTATCACCCAGCAGCTGAGTGAAGCCAGAGCCATTCTCAAACGCATTGATGGCACTGGTCGCCAACAAATTACCGAAGCTCAGACAGTGCTAACTCGACTTCAAGCAACTGGCAATCAACAAGCCAATGTCGCCTCGGCTACCTTAGACCGTATTGCCGAAGTCCGACCGATAGATGTCGCTGGGGCAGAAGCAGAAATTAACCGTGCGATCGCAGTGGCGAAACAGGCAAAGGCTAACTTAGATCAGGCTTATGTAAAATCACCCCAAGATGGTGTGATCTTTGATATTCATACCCGCTCAGGTGAAATGGTATCTAACGACGGCATTATCGAGATTGGGCAAACCAACCAGATGTATGCAGTTGTCGAAATTTATCAAAGCGACGTGAGCAAAGTGCAACCTCAACAACGGGTGCGAATATCAAGTAATTCTCTACCAGGTGAATTAGTCGGAACAGTAGATTGGGTGGGCTGGAAAGTGCAACGGCAAAATATTATTAACAGTGACCCCACAGAAAATATTGACTCCAGAGTTGTGGAAGTCCACGTCCAACTCGATGAAACATCCAGCCAAAAAGCCGCCAAATTTACCAATTTACAAGTCAAGGCGGTGATTGAACTATGA